One genomic segment of Streptomyces liangshanensis includes these proteins:
- the tap gene encoding telomere-associated protein Tap: MVRREVASVSTENELFSSVDALLEQVAQDDLPVPAERKRLREASGLSQVQIAAALGARREAVGSWEAGRTEPRPPKRAAYARLLEGLAARFPAPVPDAPAATPPPAVPEAFPGTAEEPATAGPAEGLAPAGPAAGSAEGSAPAAPAAAAAAAVAVVPVVPVVGSVSRPMAGVAGTTRPPVARSSVTSRRPGAGKTPAAKTTAVAGVDPRFENGPLAVIDADAEGQVSAYCVGGLVLDVPAKSIPALVDWTLTEARLGQARLHRHGRDADPILVLTAAAVERFALPAALSEEERRTGRLPAGHKVVKQVERAGLRMTQRGFGPWARVYRDPEGSLRRCVQLCVLPWNALDTREWGRKDDPELLLTMHPADLVQYLGLYAARVMTPRGSTATTGLELMTALRPPTRASKDPVTGEFKPAFNDDAITGRYDVVPCEVPDEHPILKGQFARHHLRTPAEMLMEEPYDWCRPLTDEEYAHRYLVVVDLNMSFAAAANGLTVGLNGPTHLTGNPAFDPMLPGSWLVDLSHVDLSRARVNGRTVDGDRLPSPFTPRGERPTGPAWYATPTVAYAVELGFDVAPIEAYVRTRTGRYLDAWYKRLRDAYVDTMADMGVTTDLQGQEFLEAMARRRQADPVLALLETAIKATAKGAIGKLRQRSRGQVPYYEPYPALERWTWRPDIRAAVLANQRVGLHRKLMRTAAAAGLYPVAIGTDAVVYPSSGPSPLDVLPRTEEGRPVPGGFRLGVSPGMVKHQGTGTVLWAEQQFEEHGGVFNISNLIKTDQSVGEGE; the protein is encoded by the coding sequence ATGGTGCGGCGGGAGGTGGCGTCTGTGTCCACTGAGAACGAGCTGTTCAGCTCTGTCGATGCGTTGCTGGAGCAAGTTGCGCAGGACGACCTGCCGGTGCCTGCGGAGCGCAAGCGTCTGCGGGAGGCGTCGGGGCTGAGTCAGGTGCAGATCGCGGCGGCGCTGGGGGCGCGCCGGGAGGCTGTGGGGAGTTGGGAGGCGGGGCGGACGGAACCGCGGCCGCCGAAGCGTGCCGCGTATGCCCGGCTCCTGGAGGGTCTCGCCGCCCGCTTCCCCGCCCCGGTCCCCGACGCGCCCGCCGCCACCCCGCCCCCGGCGGTCCCGGAGGCGTTCCCCGGCACGGCCGAGGAGCCGGCCACTGCTGGTCCGGCTGAGGGTCTGGCCCCGGCCGGGCCTGCTGCTGGTTCGGCCGAGGGGTCGGCTCCCGCTGCCCCGGCTGCTGCCGCTGCTGCTGCCGTTGCCGTTGTGCCGGTTGTGCCTGTTGTTGGTTCGGTTTCCCGTCCTATGGCCGGGGTGGCCGGTACGACCAGGCCGCCGGTGGCCAGGTCGTCGGTGACGTCTCGGCGTCCGGGTGCGGGGAAGACGCCGGCGGCGAAGACCACGGCGGTCGCCGGCGTGGATCCGCGTTTCGAGAACGGGCCGCTCGCGGTGATCGATGCCGACGCCGAGGGGCAGGTGTCGGCCTACTGTGTCGGTGGGTTGGTCCTGGACGTGCCCGCCAAGAGCATCCCGGCCCTGGTCGACTGGACGCTGACGGAGGCACGGCTGGGTCAGGCCCGCCTGCATCGTCATGGGCGGGACGCGGATCCGATCCTGGTCCTCACCGCGGCCGCGGTGGAGCGTTTCGCCCTGCCCGCCGCCCTGTCGGAGGAGGAGCGGCGTACGGGACGGCTCCCGGCCGGTCACAAGGTGGTCAAGCAGGTCGAGCGGGCCGGGCTTCGGATGACGCAGCGGGGTTTCGGCCCGTGGGCCCGGGTCTACCGTGATCCGGAGGGGTCGCTGCGGCGCTGTGTCCAGCTGTGTGTCCTGCCCTGGAACGCCCTGGACACCCGGGAGTGGGGACGGAAGGACGACCCGGAGCTGCTGCTGACGATGCATCCGGCCGATCTGGTGCAGTACCTCGGCCTGTACGCGGCCCGGGTGATGACGCCGCGTGGCTCCACCGCGACGACCGGCCTGGAGCTGATGACCGCGCTGCGCCCGCCGACCCGTGCGTCGAAAGACCCGGTCACGGGGGAGTTTAAGCCCGCGTTCAACGACGACGCGATCACCGGCCGGTACGACGTGGTGCCGTGCGAGGTCCCCGACGAACACCCCATCCTCAAGGGCCAGTTCGCCCGGCATCATCTGCGTACCCCGGCGGAGATGCTGATGGAGGAACCGTACGACTGGTGCCGGCCGCTGACGGACGAGGAGTACGCCCACCGGTACCTGGTCGTCGTCGACCTCAACATGAGCTTCGCCGCGGCCGCGAACGGCCTCACGGTCGGGCTGAACGGGCCGACCCACCTGACCGGCAACCCGGCCTTCGACCCGATGCTGCCCGGTTCGTGGCTGGTCGACCTCTCCCACGTCGACCTCTCCCGTGCACGGGTCAACGGCCGCACCGTCGACGGGGACCGGCTGCCTTCCCCGTTCACGCCCAGGGGCGAGCGCCCCACCGGCCCGGCGTGGTACGCGACACCGACGGTCGCGTACGCGGTGGAGCTCGGCTTCGACGTCGCGCCGATCGAGGCGTACGTCCGCACCCGGACCGGCCGCTACCTGGACGCCTGGTACAAGCGGCTGCGTGACGCGTACGTGGACACGATGGCCGACATGGGTGTCACCACCGACCTCCAGGGCCAGGAGTTCCTCGAGGCGATGGCCCGGCGCAGGCAGGCCGACCCGGTGCTGGCGTTGCTGGAGACCGCGATCAAGGCGACGGCGAAGGGCGCGATCGGGAAGCTGCGCCAGCGTTCCCGGGGCCAGGTGCCGTACTACGAGCCCTACCCGGCGCTGGAGCGGTGGACGTGGCGCCCGGACATCCGGGCCGCCGTGCTCGCGAACCAACGGGTCGGTCTGCACCGTAAGTTGATGAGGACGGCGGCCGCCGCCGGCCTTTACCCGGTCGCGATCGGTACCGACGCGG